A stretch of Caldilineales bacterium DNA encodes these proteins:
- a CDS encoding M48 family metallopeptidase produces MISGRSNYETSAAETVVWRDPDDLRWAARHWATRIGVRLRQVHIRPMTSKWASMSTAGRLTLTPDILTLPPELGEYIIVHELVHLLAPNHGKVFKSFMLAYLPDWEQSERKLRTYERKRTS; encoded by the coding sequence ATGATCTCTGGTCGCTCAAACTATGAAACCAGCGCCGCGGAGACTGTTGTCTGGCGCGACCCCGATGACCTGCGCTGGGCGGCCCGGCACTGGGCCACGCGTATTGGCGTGCGTCTGCGGCAGGTGCATATCCGACCCATGACCAGCAAATGGGCTTCCATGTCCACCGCCGGTCGTCTGACCCTCACCCCCGACATCCTCACACTCCCTCCCGAGCTGGGCGAGTACATCATCGTTCACGAACTTGTCCACCTGCTGGCCCCCAACCACGGCAAGGTGTTCAAGAGTTTCATGTTGGCCTATCTGCCGGATTGGGAGCAAAGCGAGAGGAAGCTGCGAACCTACGAAAGGAAAAGAACTTCATGA
- a CDS encoding type II toxin-antitoxin system RelE/ParE family toxin gives MHWEILYYSEDVQEAIAVWPVGIRAYYARITERIRSSGPNLGMPFTRSLGQGLFEIRARGQEGIGRAFFCTVVGQKVIILHVYIKKSSKTPAKELEIARKRLAEVKEQWQR, from the coding sequence ATGCATTGGGAGATCCTGTACTACAGCGAGGACGTCCAGGAGGCCATTGCTGTCTGGCCGGTTGGCATCCGCGCCTACTATGCAAGGATCACCGAACGAATACGCTCCTCCGGCCCCAACCTGGGCATGCCGTTTACGCGCAGCCTGGGACAGGGGCTGTTCGAGATTCGCGCCAGAGGCCAAGAGGGCATCGGCAGAGCCTTTTTCTGCACTGTTGTCGGCCAGAAGGTCATCATCCTTCATGTCTACATCAAGAAATCTTCGAAAACGCCCGCCAAGGAGCTTGAAATTGCTCGCAAAAGGTTGGCGGAGGTCAAAGAGCAATGGCAAAGATGA
- a CDS encoding ATP-binding protein, with product MIKRIEALNYRSLRYVAQELRDFQVLVGPNASGKSTFLDVVALLGDFVRFGVDDALLFGLNPERGRARSLDELIFNQIGDRFELAIELAVPDALRPVKRNGGGDFLPDAARYEVAFGKAESGQVEIQAEALWLIDSQRAAATPRRQGRVQQLDLFPAEPSPPASIISSGKTPAGWQTVVKKSPHSGNDYFKAEGGKWNIQYRVGARKAALAGLPDDASRFPIAIWVRNLLLEGVRVLALNSAAMRRPVSPSALRRFSVEGANLPLVVQDLERHHPDVHRDWVAHVQTILPDLAAIQVHERPDDRHLYLALKYASSVDPVPSWLASDGTLRLLTLTLLAYLPDSSGVYLIEEPENGIHPRAIAGVFQSLSSVYSGQVLVATHSALFLGLAEPAQLLCFARNPSGAISIISGDNHPSLKTWRGEVDLSTLYAAGVLG from the coding sequence ATGATCAAGCGAATCGAAGCCTTGAACTATCGCAGCCTGCGCTATGTGGCGCAGGAGCTACGGGATTTCCAGGTGCTGGTGGGGCCAAATGCTTCGGGAAAATCCACCTTTCTGGATGTGGTGGCACTCTTGGGCGATTTCGTGCGCTTTGGCGTGGACGACGCCTTGCTTTTTGGTCTGAATCCAGAGCGGGGCCGGGCGCGGAGCCTGGATGAATTGATCTTCAATCAGATCGGCGACCGTTTCGAGCTTGCCATCGAGTTGGCCGTGCCCGACGCTCTGCGGCCTGTCAAACGCAACGGCGGCGGTGATTTCTTGCCCGACGCAGCTCGGTACGAAGTCGCTTTTGGCAAGGCTGAGAGCGGGCAGGTCGAGATTCAGGCGGAGGCATTGTGGTTGATCGACAGCCAGCGTGCGGCCGCCACACCGCGGCGACAGGGGCGTGTTCAACAGCTTGATCTCTTCCCTGCGGAGCCCTCGCCCCCGGCTTCGATCATCTCTTCCGGCAAGACGCCGGCCGGCTGGCAGACGGTGGTCAAGAAGTCGCCCCATTCCGGCAACGACTACTTCAAGGCCGAAGGCGGCAAGTGGAACATCCAGTATCGGGTAGGGGCGCGCAAAGCGGCCTTGGCCGGGCTGCCGGACGACGCCAGCCGTTTCCCCATCGCCATCTGGGTGCGCAACCTGCTGCTGGAAGGCGTGCGCGTGTTGGCCCTCAACAGCGCCGCCATGCGCCGGCCCGTGAGTCCCTCCGCTTTGCGGCGATTCAGCGTCGAGGGAGCCAACCTGCCATTGGTGGTGCAAGATCTGGAGCGCCATCATCCCGATGTTCATCGCGATTGGGTGGCGCATGTACAGACGATCCTCCCCGACCTGGCGGCGATTCAAGTGCACGAACGACCGGACGATCGGCATCTGTACCTGGCCCTGAAGTACGCCAGCAGCGTCGATCCTGTGCCTTCATGGCTGGCCTCGGATGGGACGTTACGGCTTTTGACGCTGACCTTGTTGGCCTATCTGCCCGATTCATCCGGCGTCTATCTGATCGAGGAGCCGGAGAACGGCATCCATCCGCGGGCGATCGCGGGCGTGTTTCAGTCCTTGTCTTCGGTCTACAGCGGTCAGGTGCTTGTCGCCACCCATTCGGCTTTGTTCTTGGGGCTGGCCGAGCCGGCGCAGTTGTTGTGCTTTGCGCGCAATCCCTCCGGGGCGATCAGCATCATCAGCGGCGACAATCATCCCTCGCTGAAGACCTGGCGCGGTGAAGTAGACTTGTCGACGCTCTATGCTGCGGGCGTGCTGGGGTGA
- a CDS encoding DUF4258 domain-containing protein, whose amino-acid sequence MMPPTHPITRYYLTEHAQLEMARRQISESEVARVLASPEQSILVRPGRIVFQSRIQTTESHKAHLLRVFVDIDRIPAEVVTVYRTTKIEKYWSISL is encoded by the coding sequence ATGATGCCACCGACTCATCCAATCACGCGTTATTATTTGACCGAGCATGCACAACTTGAAATGGCTCGTCGCCAGATTAGCGAGTCTGAGGTCGCTCGTGTTCTTGCCTCGCCTGAACAATCGATTTTGGTTCGGCCGGGCCGCATCGTCTTCCAGTCGCGTATACAGACTACAGAATCACACAAAGCGCATTTGTTACGTGTGTTTGTAGATATCGATCGTATCCCGGCTGAAGTTGTCACTGTTTACCGCACAACCAAGATCGAAAAATACTGGAGCATAAGTCTATGA
- a CDS encoding DUF433 domain-containing protein has protein sequence MPSKYVDRIVTLPDVMTGKPVIRGTRVPVELIVRMVAQGIGAEEILSDYPRLTTQDIQAALWYAADVVAEEDVFPLRLEPA, from the coding sequence ATGCCAAGCAAGTACGTTGATCGTATTGTCACCTTGCCTGATGTCATGACGGGCAAGCCGGTGATCCGCGGAACGCGGGTTCCCGTCGAGTTGATCGTTCGTATGGTGGCTCAGGGGATCGGCGCCGAGGAGATTCTGAGTGACTACCCGCGCCTGACTACCCAAGATATTCAGGCGGCGCTGTGGTATGCAGCCGATGTGGTGGCCGAAGAAGATGTGTTTCCGCTCAGACTCGAACCGGCTTGA
- a CDS encoding HsdR family type I site-specific deoxyribonuclease, protein MSERTAVQNPMLRYAAAIGWQYVSPEQALQWRGGEEGLFFSDELRAQLLRLNPGVVDAARADAIIRQLSLLRPTIEGNRDALNWLRGQSSAFVPEEGRERNVRLVDFEQPANNLLHVTDEWRQSKPGGHNRADVVFLINGIPVALAETKGAGKPDGIAIAIDQIRRYHRETPELVLTTQVFEVTQLLDFYYAATWSTSRKNLFNWKEEQPGDYESAVTSFFNPTCFLKLLRDYIIFLTKDDELLKVILRQHQTRAVEKALDRALDPQRHRGLIWHTQGSGKTLTMITIASKLLRDTGGGEKPTVLMLVDRNELEAQLFRNISAYGIGNVEVAQSKADLRRILASDFRGLVVSMIHKFERIDEGICRRHNVIVLVDEAHRTTGGDLGNYLMAALPNATYIGFTGTPIDRLAHGQGTFKVFGVDDPQGYLDKYSIAESVADGTTVPLNYALAPSHLLVDRDTLEREFLKLREAEGVSDQAELDAILNRAVQLKEMMKNRDRVDKVAAFVAEHFRTNVEPMGFKAFLVAVDREACGLYKEALDRHLPADYSAVVYSPAHNDRPHLQKHQISPEDEKQVRKDFINKTKQPKILIVTEKLLTGYDAPVLYCMYLDKPMRDHVLLQAIARVNRPYEDDEGLVKPYGFVLDFVGMFEKLEDALAFDSDVVAAVIQNIDVLRNLFAAIMREQAPAYLPLAAGWDDKAKERAVVALQDGEKRDAFFTLFRQLQSLYDILSPDAFLRPYIDDYNALAVLYAWIRQAYSERVYVDREFTAKTKELLRSHTQSSDLIPPAVIYEIGEQELAVLRESDSPDTVKVLNLRKLLADLVDEQVAARPYLLSIGERAEAVAADFEARQTDTQDALNRFEKLMQEVVAADARRQQLHLDENAFAIYTALTVARPDVTPAHAQALDYLFLRYPDYRWNAPQASDLRVLLYKELLPIVGPDKMIGMANTLLRLERV, encoded by the coding sequence ATGTCCGAACGCACCGCCGTCCAAAACCCCATGCTCCGCTACGCCGCCGCCATCGGCTGGCAGTACGTTTCGCCCGAACAGGCGCTGCAATGGCGCGGGGGCGAGGAGGGGTTGTTTTTCAGCGACGAGTTGCGGGCGCAGCTCCTGCGCCTGAACCCCGGCGTGGTGGACGCAGCCCGGGCCGATGCCATCATCCGCCAGCTTTCTTTGCTGCGCCCCACCATCGAGGGCAATCGCGACGCCCTGAACTGGCTGCGGGGACAAAGCTCGGCCTTTGTGCCAGAGGAAGGCCGCGAGCGCAACGTCCGCCTCGTCGACTTCGAGCAGCCGGCCAACAATCTTCTGCATGTGACCGACGAGTGGCGGCAGTCGAAGCCCGGTGGCCACAACCGGGCCGATGTCGTCTTCCTGATCAACGGCATCCCCGTGGCCCTGGCCGAGACCAAGGGCGCAGGCAAGCCCGACGGCATCGCCATCGCCATCGACCAGATTCGCCGCTACCATCGCGAGACGCCCGAACTGGTGCTGACCACGCAGGTGTTCGAGGTGACGCAACTGCTCGATTTCTACTACGCCGCCACCTGGAGCACCAGCCGCAAGAATCTGTTCAACTGGAAGGAAGAACAGCCCGGAGATTATGAGTCGGCGGTCACATCTTTCTTCAATCCTACCTGTTTTCTCAAACTCCTGCGCGACTACATCATCTTCCTGACCAAAGACGACGAGCTGCTCAAGGTCATCCTGCGCCAGCACCAGACGCGGGCCGTGGAAAAGGCGCTCGACCGCGCCCTCGACCCGCAACGACACCGGGGCTTGATCTGGCATACGCAGGGCAGTGGCAAGACCCTGACCATGATCACCATCGCCAGCAAGCTGCTGCGCGATACGGGCGGCGGCGAGAAGCCGACGGTGTTGATGCTGGTGGACCGCAACGAACTGGAGGCGCAACTGTTCCGCAACATCAGCGCCTACGGCATCGGCAATGTCGAAGTGGCGCAGAGCAAGGCCGACCTGCGCCGGATTCTTGCCTCTGACTTCCGGGGCCTGGTGGTGTCGATGATCCACAAGTTCGAGCGCATCGACGAGGGCATCTGCCGCCGTCACAACGTCATCGTGCTGGTGGATGAGGCCCATCGCACCACCGGCGGCGACCTGGGCAACTACCTGATGGCCGCCCTGCCCAACGCCACCTATATCGGCTTCACCGGCACGCCTATCGACCGCCTGGCCCACGGCCAGGGCACATTCAAGGTCTTCGGCGTCGATGACCCGCAGGGCTATCTCGACAAGTATTCCATCGCCGAATCGGTGGCCGACGGCACGACCGTGCCGCTGAACTACGCCCTGGCGCCGTCGCATCTGTTGGTCGACCGGGACACGCTCGAACGCGAGTTCCTGAAGCTACGCGAGGCCGAGGGCGTCAGCGACCAGGCTGAGCTGGACGCCATCCTCAACCGGGCTGTGCAGCTCAAGGAGATGATGAAGAACCGCGACCGGGTGGACAAGGTGGCCGCGTTCGTGGCCGAGCATTTCCGCACGAATGTCGAGCCGATGGGATTCAAAGCCTTCCTTGTGGCGGTCGACCGCGAAGCCTGCGGCCTGTACAAAGAGGCGCTCGACCGCCATCTGCCCGCCGACTACTCCGCCGTGGTTTACTCTCCCGCCCACAATGACCGGCCCCACCTGCAAAAGCACCAGATCAGCCCCGAAGACGAAAAGCAGGTGCGCAAGGACTTCATCAACAAAACAAAGCAACCCAAGATTCTCATCGTCACCGAGAAGTTGCTCACTGGCTACGATGCGCCTGTGCTCTACTGCATGTATCTCGACAAGCCCATGCGCGACCATGTGCTCTTGCAGGCCATCGCTCGCGTGAATCGTCCCTATGAAGATGACGAGGGCCTGGTCAAACCCTACGGCTTCGTGCTCGACTTTGTGGGCATGTTCGAGAAGTTGGAAGACGCCCTGGCCTTCGATTCCGACGTGGTGGCGGCGGTCATCCAGAACATCGACGTGCTCAGAAATCTGTTTGCCGCCATAATGCGCGAGCAGGCCCCCGCCTACCTGCCCCTGGCCGCGGGCTGGGACGACAAGGCCAAAGAGCGGGCTGTGGTCGCCCTCCAGGATGGCGAAAAGCGCGACGCGTTCTTCACCCTGTTCCGGCAACTCCAGAGCCTATACGACATCCTCTCGCCCGACGCCTTTCTGCGCCCGTACATCGACGACTACAATGCCCTGGCCGTGCTCTATGCCTGGATTCGGCAGGCATACAGCGAGCGGGTGTACGTGGACCGTGAGTTCACCGCCAAAACCAAAGAACTGCTGCGAAGCCACACACAGAGCAGTGACCTGATTCCGCCCGCCGTCATCTACGAAATCGGCGAACAGGAACTTGCCGTCCTCCGTGAAAGCGACTCGCCCGACACGGTCAAAGTCCTCAATCTGCGCAAATTGCTCGCCGACCTGGTGGACGAGCAGGTTGCTGCCCGGCCCTACCTGCTCTCGATCGGCGAGCGGGCCGAGGCCGTCGCCGCCGATTTCGAGGCGCGGCAGACAGACACACAGGACGCCTTGAACCGCTTCGAGAAGCTGATGCAGGAAGTAGTGGCGGCCGATGCCCGACGCCAGCAGCTGCATCTGGACGAGAATGCCTTCGCCATCTATACCGCCCTAACCGTGGCCCGGCCCGATGTCACCCCCGCCCACGCCCAAGCCCTCGACTATCTCTTCCTGCGCTATCCCGACTATCGCTGGAACGCCCCGCAAGCGAGCGACCTGCGCGTGCTTCTCTACAAAGAACTCCTGCCCATCGTCGGCCCGGACAAGATGATAGGCATGGCCAACACGCTGCTGAGGCTAGAGCGGGTGTGA
- a CDS encoding cation:proton antiporter, with protein MKRRHLVLLLLLVGLLWALPAQAAGTLAAEGEGAGLLVDIGVSILAATIMAYLAYLTKQPLLLAYIAAGVVIGPRIGLGLVSSQENIQVIADIGLILLLFMIGLEIDLRQLLAAGSSLIVSGISQFILCAALGIAFLSVVGYGMGQGNYDLVYFAACAALSSTAIVVKLLYGKLELTTLAGRLTLGILVFQDLWAIVLLGIQPNLDQPEILPILLSFAKSGLLVLVAFLLARYLLPAFFRSIAKIPEVMFVASLGWCFMIAGLANLLGLSMEMGALIAGVAISSFPYSLDVVSKVLSVRDFFMTLFFVALGMGIPNPVENLPVLGMAAVMSVFLVVSRFLAVYPVLHLLRNGNRISLLTSINLAQMSEFSLVIATIGLQLGHISQNTLSAIIFVFVITAIASTYLIKYSQPIAARLAVALGRLGLKEVGQGALEPGGEHASKEIAILGFFQVASSLVSDITSHANDDGAVHELSDRIMVVDFNPQVYERLTAQGIKVVYGDISHADMLHHVGIEEARLVISTVPDSILVGTDNLKLTQQLLKLCPGAKIIVNAETHKAALAMYEAGADYVYLPRLLAAEHLHEMIRFVLAGGNMVDVREKEIARLQQRQEVVA; from the coding sequence ATGAAACGACGCCATCTTGTGTTGTTGCTGCTGTTGGTTGGTCTTTTGTGGGCGCTGCCCGCCCAGGCGGCGGGTACGCTGGCCGCCGAAGGCGAGGGCGCCGGGCTGCTGGTCGACATCGGCGTCAGCATCCTGGCCGCCACCATCATGGCCTACCTGGCCTACCTGACCAAACAACCGCTGCTATTGGCCTACATCGCCGCTGGGGTCGTCATCGGCCCGCGTATCGGCCTGGGTCTGGTATCCAGCCAGGAGAACATCCAGGTGATCGCCGACATCGGCTTGATCCTGCTGTTGTTCATGATCGGCTTGGAGATCGATCTGCGCCAACTGCTGGCCGCCGGTTCGTCGCTTATCGTCAGCGGCATCAGCCAGTTCATCCTCTGCGCCGCTTTGGGGATCGCTTTTCTGTCGGTCGTGGGCTACGGCATGGGTCAGGGCAACTATGACCTGGTCTATTTCGCCGCCTGCGCCGCCCTGAGCAGCACAGCCATCGTTGTCAAGCTCCTGTATGGCAAATTGGAGCTGACGACGCTGGCCGGCAGGCTGACCCTGGGCATCCTTGTCTTCCAGGATCTGTGGGCGATTGTGCTGTTGGGCATCCAACCCAATCTGGACCAGCCGGAGATTCTGCCCATCCTCCTCTCTTTTGCCAAGAGCGGCTTGCTGGTGCTGGTGGCCTTTCTGCTGGCCCGCTACCTGTTGCCGGCCTTCTTTCGCTCGATTGCCAAAATCCCCGAAGTCATGTTCGTCGCCAGCCTGGGCTGGTGTTTCATGATCGCCGGCCTGGCCAACCTGCTGGGGCTTTCGATGGAGATGGGCGCCCTCATCGCCGGCGTGGCCATCTCTTCGTTCCCCTACAGCCTGGATGTGGTCAGCAAGGTCCTCAGCGTGCGCGACTTCTTCATGACCCTGTTCTTCGTCGCCCTGGGCATGGGCATCCCCAACCCGGTCGAGAATCTCCCCGTCCTGGGCATGGCGGCGGTGATGTCCGTCTTCCTGGTCGTCTCGCGCTTCCTCGCCGTCTATCCGGTGCTGCACCTGCTGCGAAACGGCAACCGCATCAGCCTGCTCACCTCGATCAACCTGGCGCAAATGAGCGAATTTTCGCTCGTCATCGCCACCATCGGCCTGCAACTCGGTCACATCAGCCAGAACACCCTCTCCGCCATCATCTTCGTCTTCGTCATCACCGCCATCGCTTCGACCTACCTGATCAAGTACAGCCAGCCGATTGCCGCCCGCCTGGCGGTCGCGCTGGGACGCCTGGGACTGAAGGAAGTGGGCCAGGGGGCGTTGGAACCGGGCGGCGAGCACGCCAGTAAAGAGATCGCCATCCTCGGCTTCTTCCAGGTTGCCAGTTCATTGGTCAGCGACATCACCTCGCACGCCAATGACGATGGCGCGGTCCACGAATTGAGCGACCGCATCATGGTGGTCGATTTCAACCCCCAGGTCTACGAGCGGTTGACGGCCCAGGGCATCAAAGTGGTGTATGGCGACATCAGCCATGCCGACATGCTCCACCATGTCGGCATCGAGGAGGCCCGGCTGGTGATCTCCACCGTCCCCGACTCCATCCTGGTGGGCACCGACAACCTCAAGCTCACGCAACAACTGCTCAAACTCTGCCCGGGGGCAAAGATCATCGTCAACGCCGAGACGCACAAGGCCGCCCTGGCCATGTACGAGGCCGGCGCCGACTATGTCTATCTCCCCCGGCTGCTGGCGGCCGAGCATCTGCACGAGATGATCCGCTTCGTCCTGGCAGGGGGCAATATGGTGGATGTGCGCGAGAAGGAGATCGCCCGCCTGCAACAGCGTCAGGAAGTCGTCGCCTAG
- a CDS encoding helix-turn-helix domain-containing protein — MAKMTTMKTHDEMIQEWMQDPDFVRAYEALEDEFALFDELLRARKEAGLTQADVAARMATQPSVVARLEAGGGRQKHSPSLATLQRYAAAVGCRIEVKLVRVQPALSGAVVNHRAAARLAEPAPTYSHDKKWDESE; from the coding sequence ATGGCAAAGATGACCACGATGAAGACACATGACGAAATGATTCAGGAATGGATGCAGGATCCTGACTTCGTGCGCGCCTATGAGGCGCTGGAGGACGAGTTCGCTCTGTTCGACGAGTTGTTGCGCGCCCGCAAAGAGGCGGGCCTGACCCAGGCCGACGTCGCCGCGCGCATGGCGACTCAACCCTCGGTCGTGGCGCGGTTGGAGGCAGGCGGCGGGCGTCAGAAGCATTCGCCCTCATTGGCCACGTTGCAAAGGTATGCAGCGGCGGTGGGATGTCGGATCGAGGTCAAACTGGTGCGCGTGCAGCCTGCGCTGTCAGGCGCCGTAGTGAACCATCGTGCCGCGGCGCGGTTGGCCGAGCCTGCACCTACCTACTCTCATGACAAAAAGTGGGATGAGAGCGAGTAG
- a CDS encoding restriction endonuclease subunit S, with amino-acid sequence MTQLRNLCQRSYLTNPTQRPDKPFIYVDVSSVSNTAFRIVETNEILGRDAPSRARKLIKMGDVLFATVRPTLRRIALVPPELDNQVCSTGYCVVRTDPKHLLPEYAYFFLLTEEVAARVESMQKGATYPAISDGDLLGLQIPLPPLPEQRAITRVLRAVQAAREARQREAALERECKAALMDYLFTHGTRGEPTKQTPIGEMPESWEVVRVGDMFHIQLGKMLSEVSKKRVSYRPYLRNANVQWGRVDLTDLAEMDFNERERERFRLHKGDILVCEGGEIGRTAIWNGEIDECYFQKAIHRLRAKDLSVSHEYFQLYMTLIFIVRPVQIVEGARSTIAHLPVAKLSMVPLAFPSREEQDHIVDITAACDAKIAALDRERALLDELFRALLEELMCGRVRVA; translated from the coding sequence ATGACGCAACTGCGGAATCTATGTCAGCGGTCATATTTGACGAATCCGACACAGAGACCAGATAAGCCGTTCATCTACGTGGATGTCTCAAGTGTCTCCAACACGGCCTTCCGCATCGTCGAGACAAATGAGATTTTGGGGCGCGACGCTCCTAGCCGAGCCAGAAAGTTGATTAAGATGGGTGACGTTCTGTTCGCTACTGTACGCCCGACGCTTCGCCGCATAGCTCTTGTACCGCCAGAACTGGATAATCAGGTTTGTTCTACAGGCTACTGTGTGGTGCGAACCGATCCAAAACATCTGCTTCCAGAGTACGCTTACTTCTTTCTACTGACCGAAGAAGTTGCAGCGCGTGTTGAGTCCATGCAGAAAGGGGCAACCTACCCAGCTATCAGTGACGGCGATTTGCTAGGCCTTCAAATCCCCCTCCCGCCCCTGCCTGAACAGCGCGCCATCACCCGCGTGCTGCGGGCAGTGCAGGCCGCACGCGAAGCCCGCCAGCGCGAAGCCGCCCTGGAACGCGAGTGCAAGGCCGCGCTCATGGACTACCTCTTCACGCACGGCACGCGCGGCGAGCCGACCAAGCAGACGCCGATTGGCGAGATGCCGGAGAGTTGGGAGGTAGTGCGCGTTGGTGATATGTTCCATATCCAACTTGGAAAGATGCTGTCTGAAGTGTCAAAGAAGAGAGTCTCCTATAGACCATATCTGCGAAACGCCAATGTGCAGTGGGGACGGGTTGACCTGACTGACCTTGCGGAAATGGACTTCAACGAGCGAGAGAGGGAGAGATTCCGTCTTCACAAGGGTGATATTCTAGTGTGCGAAGGAGGCGAAATTGGGCGAACCGCAATATGGAATGGCGAAATTGATGAGTGCTATTTTCAGAAAGCTATCCATCGGCTACGCGCGAAGGACTTGAGCGTTTCTCATGAGTACTTCCAGCTTTATATGACTCTGATATTCATCGTTCGCCCCGTCCAGATTGTCGAAGGAGCACGATCTACCATTGCCCACCTGCCAGTCGCGAAGTTATCGATGGTTCCTCTGGCTTTTCCCTCACGTGAAGAGCAGGATCACATCGTAGACATCACCGCAGCATGCGACGCCAAAATCGCCGCCCTCGACCGCGAGCGCGCCCTGCTCGACGAGTTGTTCCGGGCGCTGTTGGAGGAATTGATGTGCGGGCGGGTGCGAGTGGCGTAG
- a CDS encoding DUF5615 family PIN-like protein — protein MIDALRKAGYDVVGVGEMMPTASDTQVIACAAQTERILITNDKDFGEKVFRWRHQHAGVLLLRLHDESANTKAKIAEAVLRDYGDHLAGNFTVATERTVRVRRL, from the coding sequence GTGATCGATGCCCTGCGCAAGGCTGGTTACGATGTAGTGGGCGTAGGCGAGATGATGCCAACAGCTAGCGACACGCAGGTGATCGCTTGTGCGGCGCAAACTGAGCGCATCCTGATTACCAACGACAAGGACTTCGGCGAGAAGGTGTTCCGTTGGCGCCATCAACATGCAGGGGTCTTGTTGCTACGTCTTCACGATGAAAGCGCGAACACAAAGGCAAAGATAGCCGAGGCTGTACTCCGTGATTATGGTGACCATCTTGCCGGCAATTTCACTGTGGCAACGGAGCGAACGGTGCGGGTAAGACGATTGTAG
- a CDS encoding DUF2283 domain-containing protein encodes MRVIYDPYTDTLTVVFAETPIAESDEEKPGIILDYDGAGKLVSLEILDASQQVAMPGRIDYQVTDRSAKAHSIDPFPTKAGIAGPAEARIAT; translated from the coding sequence ATGAGAGTAATCTACGATCCCTATACGGATACGCTGACTGTAGTCTTTGCAGAAACACCCATCGCCGAGAGCGATGAAGAAAAACCAGGCATCATCCTTGACTATGATGGCGCAGGCAAGCTAGTATCACTGGAAATCCTGGACGCCTCACAGCAGGTGGCGATGCCGGGCCGTATCGACTATCAAGTGACTGACCGCAGTGCGAAGGCTCATTCAATAGATCCATTTCCTACCAAAGCTGGTATAGCAGGCCCCGCCGAAGCAAGGATCGCAACGTAG